In Sphaeramia orbicularis chromosome 3, fSphaOr1.1, whole genome shotgun sequence, a genomic segment contains:
- the tssc4 gene encoding U5 small nuclear ribonucleoprotein TSSC4, protein MCDEENGGDNGTMSKSDDIDDLSASDESEPEEQPSSAPFDPELDGDNDDDDDVRAVSVAAPASRPTALSSFSLKGGGSDFSNRSQSIFDCLDSVAKLASSSLGQDNVIDGVFARPLPPVHSRKTSQPPLSSPTPAKKRGVPDYLVHPDRWTHYSLEDVAETSDQGNSRVAHQFLAGLQQKKEDPEPDSQSSCSSQQKIIFSKPNRASKEQNPDELVSTRGKEKGMRLSHLEDEDDEEGGRAKEKPEETHIDSKVAKEGGFKKLVQKEKGLKEEDEEAGMKQEDNPSFVSFKKTNRKTYRKSSGQDN, encoded by the coding sequence ATGTGTGACGAAGAAAATGGCGGCGACAATGGCACAATGTCGAAAAGTGATGACATCGACGACCTCTCTGCGAGCGATGAATCTGAACCCGAGGAACAACCAAGCTCCGCACCGTTCGATCCTGAACTGGATGGTgacaatgacgatgatgatgatgtcaggGCTGTTTCAGTCGCTGCTCCAGCTTCCAGACCGACGGCTCTGAGCTCTTTCAGCCTGAAGGGAGGTGGCTCGGACTTCTCCAACCGTAGCCAGAGTATCTTCGACTGCTTGGACAGTGTGGCCAAGCTGGCCTCGTCGTCGTTGGGCCAGGATAATGTCATAGATGGGGTGTTTGCTCGACCTCTTCCTCCGGTCCACAGCCGCAAGACGAGCCAGCCCCCGTTGAGCAGCCCCACACCAGCAAAGAAAAGAGGAGTTCCCGACTACCTGGTGCACCCCGACCGCTGGACCCACTACAGTCTGGAAGACGTGGCTGAGACCAGTGATCAAGGCAACAGCAGGGTGGCCCACCAGTTCCTGGCCGGCCTTCAGCAGAAGAAAGAGGATCCAGAGCCAGACAGTCAAAGCTCCTGCAGCAGCCAACAGAAAATCATCTTCTCCAAACCCAACCGGGCATCGAAGGAGCAGAATCCTGACGAGCTGGTATCCACGAGAGGCAAGGAGAAGGGGATGCGTCTTAGTCACCTGGAAGACGAAGACGATGAGGAGGGGGGTAGGGCGAAAGAGAAGCCTGAGGAAACGCACATAGACTCTAAGGTCGCAAAAGAAGGTGGTTTCAAGAAACTAGTTCAAAAAGAAAAAGGCttgaaagaggaggatgaagaggcgGGGATGAAACAAGAGGACAACCCCAGCTTTGTCTCATTTAAGAAGACAAACCGCAAGACTTACAGGAAGAGCTCAGGCCAGGACAACTGA